Proteins from a genomic interval of Planktothrix sp. FACHB-1365:
- a CDS encoding GNAT family N-acetyltransferase, whose translation MNIQYQSFLIRDWQPQDRETAASLIASVLTEYGLGCEPCGADIDVYQVEDYYQQKGGEFWVIEENHQLVGTAGFYPIPRGNKAVEIRKMYLLPEVRGKGLGKFLLLELEREIKAKGFQEIWIETATVLKEAVQLYERYGYEPTTGVETKRCDLVYKKVINS comes from the coding sequence ATGAATATTCAATATCAATCCTTTTTAATTCGAGATTGGCAACCGCAGGATCGAGAAACTGCGGCGAGTTTAATTGCTTCTGTTTTAACCGAATATGGTTTAGGATGTGAGCCCTGCGGCGCAGATATAGATGTCTACCAAGTAGAAGACTATTATCAACAGAAAGGGGGAGAATTTTGGGTAATAGAAGAGAATCATCAATTAGTAGGAACCGCAGGATTTTACCCGATTCCGAGGGGAAATAAGGCGGTAGAAATTAGAAAAATGTATTTATTACCAGAGGTGAGGGGAAAAGGATTAGGAAAATTTTTATTATTAGAATTAGAACGGGAGATTAAAGCAAAAGGGTTTCAAGAAATTTGGATAGAAACAGCAACGGTCTTAAAAGAAGCCGTCCAACTTTATGAACGTTATGGCTATGAACCGACAACAGGAGTGGAAACAAAACGCTGTGATTTGGTTTATAAAAAAGTCATTAATTCATGA
- a CDS encoding tRNA-(ms[2]io[6]A)-hydroxylase has product MTAASFPKIKFLKIPTSQAWLEQAIANLDIILLDHSHCERKAAGVAINLMFRYPSSVKLIKELTAIAKEELEHFEQVNQWLERLGVPLAPLSAPPYGAGLNQQVRRDEPQRMLDLLLVSGLIEARSHERLGLLSQYCPDPELAKFYRGLMASEARHYGIYWGLATTYFELEIVTNRLEELATVESELLSTLYPEPRIHS; this is encoded by the coding sequence ATGACTGCTGCTAGTTTCCCAAAAATAAAATTTCTGAAAATCCCTACCTCTCAAGCTTGGTTGGAACAGGCGATCGCAAATTTAGATATCATTTTACTCGACCATTCTCACTGTGAACGCAAAGCTGCGGGAGTAGCAATTAATTTAATGTTTCGCTATCCTTCGAGCGTGAAACTGATTAAAGAATTAACCGCAATTGCTAAAGAAGAATTAGAACATTTTGAACAAGTGAATCAATGGTTAGAACGGCTCGGCGTTCCCTTAGCGCCGTTATCTGCACCGCCTTATGGTGCTGGTTTAAATCAACAAGTGCGACGGGATGAACCGCAACGAATGTTAGATTTATTGTTAGTTTCGGGATTAATTGAAGCCCGCAGTCATGAACGATTAGGGTTATTATCTCAATATTGTCCTGATCCTGAACTCGCTAAATTTTACCGAGGATTAATGGCATCAGAAGCCAGACATTATGGCATTTATTGGGGATTAGCAACCACTTATTTTGAGTTAGAAATAGTCACAAACCGCTTAGAAGAATTAGCCACGGTAGAAAGTGAATTATTATCAACATTATATCCCGAACCGAGAATTCATAGTTAA
- a CDS encoding PHP domain-containing protein has translation MLELHCHTTYSDGQLTPTELVITAAEVGVKALAITDHDTLSGWEEAFQAAASYNIEIVPGVELSTVYNERSLHILGFYPDKNKLENPLKERLNGRKNRANQILEKLAQLGYPIELEAMGEGVAAARPHIARALVKAGYIQSPQEAFERWLGEHKPAFVQYDKFSSLDGIQLLKSCGAVPVWAHPYLYQGGKVETVFHELLEAGLMGIEVYHPHHSDSQIQRLEKLCEAYGLLKTGGSDYHGGGSALNLFNLSLNLLEPIKQTAYNLKEGVIKSQIPSPHLG, from the coding sequence ATGTTAGAACTTCACTGTCATACAACCTACTCCGATGGCCAACTCACCCCAACTGAATTGGTGATTACCGCCGCAGAAGTTGGAGTTAAAGCCTTGGCTATTACAGATCACGATACTTTATCCGGTTGGGAAGAAGCTTTTCAGGCGGCAGCATCCTATAATATTGAAATTGTACCCGGTGTTGAATTATCAACTGTTTACAATGAACGATCGTTACATATTTTAGGGTTTTATCCCGATAAAAATAAACTTGAAAATCCTCTCAAAGAACGTTTAAATGGACGTAAAAATCGAGCCAATCAAATCCTAGAAAAACTAGCTCAACTTGGTTATCCCATTGAGTTAGAAGCAATGGGAGAAGGCGTTGCAGCAGCCCGTCCCCATATTGCTAGGGCACTGGTAAAAGCGGGTTACATTCAGTCTCCCCAGGAAGCTTTTGAACGCTGGTTAGGAGAACATAAACCTGCCTTTGTTCAGTATGACAAATTTTCCAGTCTTGATGGAATTCAACTGTTAAAATCCTGTGGCGCAGTTCCGGTTTGGGCGCATCCTTATTTATACCAAGGGGGAAAAGTTGAAACGGTTTTTCATGAATTATTAGAAGCCGGATTAATGGGGATTGAAGTGTATCATCCTCATCATAGTGATTCCCAAATTCAACGGTTAGAAAAACTCTGTGAAGCTTACGGTTTATTAAAAACAGGGGGGAGTGATTATCATGGGGGAGGAAGTGCTTTAAATCTATTTAATTTATCCTTGAATTTATTAGAACCGATTAAACAAACTGCTTATAATCTTAAAGAAGGGGTAATAAAATCTCAAATTCCGTCCCCACACCTGGGGTAG
- a CDS encoding response regulator, whose amino-acid sequence MTPAMRILLVEDDSSFATMIQELLSHHYYLVDVADDGEMGWKLAEAFEYDLILLDLMLPKLDGLNFCKKRRQKDDRTPILLITGEDNSTTKVAGLDAGADDYLVKPFDLEELLARIRALLRRGHDALNPLIEWGLLHLDPSNCQVTYGNQCLNLTAKEYALLELFLRYPQRIFSQASLLDHLWSYDEPPSENAVRTHIKSLRKKLKNAGANEVIETIYGLGYRLKEIAKNPFLVEYNPPVCNSKKPQTLNLNKIWQKQKYKYFERINIIEDAVQSLKTDAYTLEIQQKALREAHTLVGSLGAFGFKEASNLSRQIEQLLKVKHEKNELDYQYLSDLIQKIKDLLNHPLSEPSSSISPPPLPLPYLNAAKLLIVDDDQSLAEALVTEALARGIMASATYSPEQARQKLQHNSSDVVLLDLSFPESTESGFELLAELAIQNPPIPVIVFTAQESFADRVKVARLGGRGFLQKPISPAEVIETVSKVLQKSQSNVGKLLIVDDNLEILDWLRAILEPWGLQLILLDDPQQFWSTLEQSNPDLLILGIYLPGVSGVELCQVVRNDPKWNDLPVLMLSSERDSEIVQQVFMAGADDYIQKPIVEPELIARVFNRLERSQLRRKIVAQCYLGTYLNPNPFKME is encoded by the coding sequence ATGACACCAGCTATGAGAATTTTATTGGTAGAAGATGATTCAAGTTTTGCAACGATGATTCAAGAATTATTAAGTCACCACTATTATCTAGTGGATGTAGCTGATGATGGAGAAATGGGTTGGAAACTAGCAGAAGCTTTTGAATATGATCTGATTTTATTAGATTTGATGTTGCCTAAATTAGATGGTTTAAATTTTTGTAAAAAACGGCGACAAAAAGATGATCGCACCCCAATTTTATTAATCACAGGTGAAGATAATAGTACCACAAAAGTAGCGGGTTTAGATGCTGGGGCAGATGATTATTTGGTTAAACCCTTTGATTTAGAAGAATTATTGGCTCGAATTCGGGCTTTATTACGACGAGGACATGATGCCTTAAATCCTTTAATAGAATGGGGGCTTCTGCACCTTGATCCTAGCAATTGTCAAGTTACTTATGGTAATCAATGCCTTAATTTGACGGCTAAAGAATATGCTTTATTAGAACTTTTTTTACGCTATCCACAACGAATTTTTAGCCAAGCGTCTCTGTTAGATCATCTGTGGTCTTATGATGAACCTCCATCCGAAAATGCGGTACGAACTCATATTAAAAGCTTGCGAAAAAAACTTAAAAATGCCGGAGCAAATGAAGTAATTGAAACGATTTATGGGTTAGGATATCGGTTAAAAGAAATAGCTAAAAACCCCTTTTTAGTAGAATATAATCCTCCTGTTTGTAATTCCAAAAAACCTCAGACTTTAAACTTAAACAAAATTTGGCAGAAACAAAAATATAAATATTTTGAACGGATTAATATTATTGAAGATGCAGTGCAATCCTTAAAAACCGATGCTTACACCTTAGAAATTCAGCAAAAAGCCTTGAGGGAAGCTCATACGCTCGTTGGTTCATTAGGAGCTTTTGGGTTTAAAGAAGCCTCTAATCTTTCTCGCCAAATCGAACAATTATTAAAAGTAAAACATGAAAAAAATGAATTAGATTATCAATATTTATCGGATTTAATTCAAAAAATTAAAGATCTATTAAATCACCCCTTATCAGAACCTTCTTCTTCTATTTCACCCCCCCCTTTACCACTTCCCTATTTAAACGCCGCTAAACTGTTAATTGTAGATGATGATCAAAGTTTAGCAGAAGCATTAGTTACTGAAGCGCTGGCGAGGGGAATAATGGCTAGTGCCACCTATAGCCCAGAACAAGCTCGCCAGAAATTGCAACACAATTCCTCGGATGTTGTCCTTTTAGATTTAAGCTTTCCTGAGTCTACAGAATCGGGGTTTGAACTATTAGCAGAACTTGCCATCCAAAACCCTCCAATTCCAGTCATTGTGTTTACGGCTCAAGAAAGTTTTGCTGACCGTGTAAAAGTTGCCCGTTTAGGAGGACGAGGCTTTTTACAAAAACCTATTTCTCCGGCTGAAGTGATAGAAACCGTTAGTAAAGTTTTGCAAAAATCTCAATCTAATGTGGGTAAATTATTAATTGTTGATGATAATTTAGAAATCTTAGATTGGTTGCGGGCTATATTAGAACCTTGGGGATTACAATTGATTTTACTCGATGATCCTCAGCAATTTTGGAGTACCCTAGAACAATCTAACCCGGACTTACTGATTTTAGGAATTTATTTACCCGGTGTGAGTGGAGTAGAACTGTGTCAAGTTGTTCGTAATGATCCTAAATGGAATGACTTACCTGTGCTCATGCTTTCCTCTGAAAGGGATTCAGAAATTGTGCAGCAAGTGTTTATGGCAGGGGCGGATGATTATATTCAAAAACCCATTGTTGAGCCTGAACTCATTGCCCGTGTCTTTAATCGCCTAGAACGGAGTCAACTCAGGCGTAAAATTGTTGCTCAATGTTATCTCGGTACTTACCTTAACCCGAATCCGTTTAAAATGGAATGA